A stretch of the Thermus thermophilus genome encodes the following:
- the tatC gene encoding twin-arginine translocase subunit TatC has translation MKEAPLVEHLEELRARILWSLLAWVVGTGVAWTFRVQLLEWLRRPLDLAAKAHGIQVNLIVLDITEPFLVSLKVAAFGGLVLALPFIVYQVWAFIAPGLYEHEKRLAVPFLLGAGFSFALGALFAYYGFLPFAVPFLLGFLGDVITPQISIGRYMGQILMMLTVMGVVFEMPVVSYLLARLGILTSSFLARNWRIAVVLLLTLAAVITPTVDVVSLFIVSGPLLVLYWVSVLVARLAERQRPQEAA, from the coding sequence TTGAAGGAAGCCCCCCTGGTAGAGCACCTCGAGGAGCTCCGCGCCCGCATCCTCTGGTCCCTCCTCGCCTGGGTCGTGGGGACGGGCGTGGCCTGGACCTTCAGGGTCCAGCTTCTGGAGTGGTTGAGGAGGCCCTTGGACCTCGCGGCCAAGGCCCACGGCATCCAGGTCAACCTCATCGTCCTGGACATCACCGAGCCCTTCCTCGTCTCCCTGAAGGTGGCCGCCTTCGGGGGGCTTGTGCTCGCCCTTCCCTTCATCGTCTACCAGGTCTGGGCCTTCATTGCCCCCGGGCTCTACGAGCACGAAAAGCGCCTGGCCGTGCCCTTCCTCCTGGGGGCGGGGTTCAGCTTCGCCCTGGGGGCGCTTTTCGCCTACTACGGCTTCCTGCCCTTCGCCGTCCCCTTCCTCCTGGGCTTTTTGGGGGACGTGATCACCCCCCAGATCTCCATCGGCCGCTACATGGGCCAGATCCTCATGATGCTCACCGTCATGGGGGTGGTCTTTGAGATGCCGGTGGTGAGCTACCTCCTGGCCCGCCTGGGGATCCTCACCTCCTCCTTCCTCGCCCGCAACTGGCGCATCGCCGTGGTCCTCCTCCTCACCCTGGCCGCGGTCATCACCCCCACGGTGGACGTGGTCTCCCTCTTCATCGTGAGCGGCCCCCTCCTCGTCCTCTACTGGGTTTCCGTCCTGGTGGCCCGCCTCGCGGAAAGGCAGAGGCCCCAGGAGGCCGCTTGA
- a CDS encoding bifunctional 3-deoxy-7-phosphoheptulonate synthase/chorismate mutase: MDERILALRKEVDRVNRELLRLLSERGRLVQEIGRIQTELGLPHYDPKREEEMLAYLTAENPGPFPDETIRKLFKEIFQASLDLEERQDQKKFLYSRKHKPEPTRVRVKDVVFGEKPLLIAGPCSIESEEQMMETARFLAARGVRVLRGGAFKPRTSPYGFQGLGVEGLKLGRKAADAFGMVFVTEVMDTRDVEVVAEYADILQIGARNMQNFALLKEVGKARRPVLLKRGLSATMEEWFYAAEYILAQGNEQVILAERGIRTFERWTRNTLDLSAVALAKQETHLPVIVDVTHAAGRTDLLAPLARAALAVGADGVHVEVHPNPKVALSDNQQQMDFAQFARFLEAIRDLLPEG; encoded by the coding sequence ATGGACGAGCGCATCCTGGCCCTCCGCAAAGAGGTGGACCGGGTGAACCGGGAGCTCCTGCGCCTCCTCTCCGAGCGGGGGAGGCTGGTGCAGGAGATCGGCCGCATCCAGACGGAGCTCGGCCTCCCCCACTACGACCCCAAGCGGGAGGAGGAGATGCTGGCCTACCTCACCGCGGAAAACCCCGGGCCCTTCCCCGACGAGACCATAAGGAAGCTCTTCAAGGAGATCTTCCAGGCGAGCCTGGACCTCGAGGAGCGCCAGGACCAGAAGAAGTTCCTCTACTCCAGGAAGCACAAGCCCGAGCCCACGAGGGTGCGGGTCAAGGACGTGGTCTTCGGGGAAAAGCCCCTCCTCATCGCCGGGCCCTGCTCCATAGAGAGCGAGGAGCAGATGATGGAAACCGCCCGCTTCCTCGCGGCCCGGGGGGTGAGGGTCTTGCGGGGCGGGGCCTTCAAGCCCAGGACGAGCCCCTACGGCTTCCAGGGCCTCGGGGTGGAGGGGCTTAAGCTTGGCCGCAAGGCGGCGGACGCCTTCGGCATGGTCTTCGTCACCGAGGTCATGGACACCCGGGACGTGGAGGTGGTGGCGGAGTACGCCGACATCCTCCAGATCGGGGCCCGGAACATGCAGAACTTCGCCCTCCTCAAGGAGGTGGGAAAGGCCCGGCGCCCCGTCCTCTTAAAGCGGGGGCTTTCCGCCACCATGGAGGAGTGGTTCTACGCCGCCGAGTACATCCTCGCCCAGGGGAACGAGCAGGTGATCCTGGCGGAGCGGGGGATCCGCACCTTTGAGCGCTGGACCCGGAACACCCTGGACCTCTCCGCCGTGGCCCTCGCCAAGCAGGAGACCCACCTCCCCGTGATCGTGGACGTGACCCACGCCGCCGGGCGCACGGACCTCCTCGCCCCCCTGGCCCGCGCCGCCTTGGCCGTGGGGGCGGACGGGGTGCACGTGGAGGTCCACCCCAACCCCAAGGTGGCCCTCTCCGACAACCAGCAGCAGATGGACTTCGCCCAGTTCGCGCGCTTCCTGGAGGCCATAAGGGACCTCCTCCCCGAGGGGTAA
- the lgt gene encoding prolipoprotein diacylglyceryl transferase, with amino-acid sequence MVQIGPLAIRWYGVLLTLAIFLGYELARRRLRAWGWDLEPFERVVFWAVVFGVVGARLGYVLTSPGYFLENPLEALYIWHGGLSFHGAILGGALTFYYFHRRRGYPLWPYLDAATPGVALGIIAGRIGNLMNGSDTVGRLTTLPIGFTWPEWARGFPGVCPGIDDISEVYRCAELLRGPVHLTQVYGAVVGLILLFLSLYWLRKRPFYGYAFWQFVLWYSVLRSVLEEPFRLNPLWLPVYRNDELGIGLFTATQVVSLPLVLLSLYMLRRLKGEASRR; translated from the coding sequence ATGGTGCAGATCGGCCCCCTCGCCATCCGCTGGTACGGGGTCCTCCTCACCCTGGCCATCTTCTTGGGCTACGAGCTCGCCCGGCGCCGGTTAAGGGCCTGGGGATGGGACCTCGAGCCCTTTGAGCGCGTGGTCTTCTGGGCCGTGGTCTTTGGGGTGGTGGGGGCCCGGCTCGGGTACGTCCTCACCTCCCCCGGCTACTTCCTGGAGAACCCCCTCGAGGCCCTCTACATCTGGCACGGGGGCCTTTCCTTCCACGGGGCCATCCTGGGGGGGGCCCTCACCTTCTACTACTTCCACCGGAGGCGGGGCTACCCCTTGTGGCCTTACCTGGACGCCGCCACCCCGGGGGTGGCCTTGGGGATCATCGCCGGGAGGATCGGCAACCTCATGAACGGCTCCGACACCGTGGGCCGCCTCACCACCTTGCCCATCGGCTTCACCTGGCCGGAGTGGGCCAGGGGCTTTCCCGGGGTCTGCCCCGGCATTGACGACATCTCCGAGGTCTACCGGTGCGCCGAGCTCCTCCGGGGCCCCGTGCACCTCACCCAGGTCTACGGGGCCGTGGTGGGGCTCATCCTCCTCTTCCTCTCCCTCTACTGGCTTAGGAAGCGGCCCTTCTACGGCTACGCCTTCTGGCAGTTCGTCCTCTGGTACAGCGTCCTCCGCTCCGTGCTGGAGGAGCCTTTCCGCCTGAACCCCTTGTGGCTTCCCGTCTACCGCAACGACGAGCTCGGCATCGGCCTCTTCACCGCCACCCAGGTGGTGAGCCTGCCCCTCGTCCTCCTCTCCCTCTACATGCTGCGCCGGCTAAAGGGGGAGGCGTCTCGGCGCTAA
- the tatA gene encoding twin-arginine translocase TatA/TatE family subunit, with protein MNLGMPEILVILLVALLIFGPRKLPELGRALGQSIREFKRGAQEIREELEKSIEVKDEPKPAAVQEAKEEPKA; from the coding sequence ATGAACCTCGGCATGCCGGAGATCCTCGTCATCCTCCTCGTCGCCCTCCTCATCTTCGGGCCCAGGAAGCTCCCCGAGCTCGGCCGCGCCCTGGGGCAGAGCATCCGCGAGTTCAAGCGGGGGGCCCAGGAGATCCGGGAGGAGCTGGAGAAGAGCATTGAGGTGAAGGACGAGCCCAAGCCCGCAGCCGTCCAGGAGGCCAAGGAGGAGCCCAAGGCTTGA
- a CDS encoding VanZ family protein, whose translation MRPLYLLLALLWMGALWWLSDRPATGAGLPHPWDKLAHFLAYALLGALWRRGLGRFLPAFLLAAFYGVVDEWHQSLVPGREAFGLDLVADFLGAYAGARGAGRWEAQEASRP comes from the coding sequence GTGCGCCCCCTTTACCTTCTCCTCGCCCTCCTGTGGATGGGGGCCCTCTGGTGGCTTTCCGACAGGCCCGCCACGGGCGCCGGGCTTCCCCATCCTTGGGACAAGCTCGCCCACTTCCTCGCCTACGCCCTTTTGGGGGCCCTTTGGCGGCGGGGCCTTGGGCGGTTCCTCCCCGCCTTCCTCCTCGCCGCCTTTTACGGGGTGGTGGACGAGTGGCACCAAAGCCTTGTCCCCGGGAGGGAGGCCTTCGGCCTGGACCTGGTGGCCGACTTCCTCGGGGCCTACGCGGGGGCTAGAGGGGCGGGTAGATGGGAAGCTCAAGAAGCCTCCCGCCCTTAG
- the glmU gene encoding bifunctional UDP-N-acetylglucosamine diphosphorylase/glucosamine-1-phosphate N-acetyltransferase GlmU: protein MHAHVILAAGQGTRMRSRLPKVLHPLLGKPMLLYALEAALALKPERLAVVVGHGGEKVVEALEGYPVEVVWQREQLGTAHALLQAEGLLRDFPGPFLVTQGDTPLLSPKTLEALLQRVREGAGMALLTVELPDPTGYGRILREGEEVLGNVEEKDAPPEVRAIREVNAGAYAFDGFLFQALKEVRNENAAREYYLPDLIAIYRTHGKKVVAVRGVAEEALGVNTREELARVEGVLLGRLRAEWMRKGVRMILPETIYLEPSVELAPDVTLWPGAVLKGRTRVGEGCEVGPYAVLEDTVLEPGARVLAHTVAQGAHLHPGASAGPFARLRPGAVLMEEVHVGNFVEVKNSLLHKGVKAGHLAYLGDAEVGEGANIGAGVITANYDGKRKHKTHIGKKAFIGSNSVLVAPVRVGDRALVGAGSVITQDVPEGALAVARERQKNLEGYALRKLGEG from the coding sequence ATGCACGCCCACGTGATCCTGGCCGCGGGGCAGGGGACCAGGATGCGGTCCCGCCTGCCCAAGGTGCTCCACCCCCTTTTGGGGAAGCCCATGCTCCTTTACGCCCTCGAGGCCGCCCTGGCCCTCAAGCCGGAGAGGCTCGCGGTGGTGGTGGGCCACGGGGGGGAGAAGGTGGTGGAGGCCCTGGAGGGCTACCCCGTGGAGGTGGTGTGGCAAAGGGAGCAGCTCGGCACCGCCCACGCCCTTCTCCAGGCGGAAGGCCTCCTCCGGGACTTCCCCGGCCCCTTCCTCGTGACCCAGGGGGACACCCCCCTCCTCTCCCCGAAGACCCTCGAGGCCCTCCTCCAGAGGGTGCGGGAGGGGGCGGGGATGGCCCTCCTCACCGTGGAGCTCCCTGACCCCACGGGTTACGGCCGGATCCTCCGCGAGGGGGAGGAGGTCTTGGGGAACGTGGAGGAGAAGGACGCGCCTCCTGAGGTCCGGGCCATCCGGGAGGTGAACGCCGGGGCCTACGCCTTTGACGGCTTCCTCTTCCAGGCCCTTAAAGAAGTGAGGAACGAAAACGCCGCCCGGGAGTACTACCTCCCGGACCTTATCGCCATCTACCGCACCCACGGCAAGAAGGTGGTGGCCGTGCGGGGGGTGGCGGAGGAGGCCCTTGGCGTGAACACCCGGGAGGAGCTCGCCCGGGTGGAGGGGGTGCTCCTTGGGCGGCTTCGCGCCGAGTGGATGCGGAAGGGGGTGCGCATGATCCTCCCCGAGACCATCTACCTGGAGCCCTCGGTGGAGCTTGCCCCCGACGTCACCCTCTGGCCCGGGGCGGTCCTCAAGGGGAGGACCCGGGTCGGCGAGGGGTGCGAGGTGGGGCCTTACGCCGTCCTCGAGGACACGGTGCTGGAACCCGGGGCCAGGGTCCTCGCCCACACCGTGGCCCAGGGGGCCCACCTCCACCCCGGGGCCTCCGCCGGGCCCTTCGCCAGGCTCCGCCCGGGGGCAGTCCTCATGGAGGAGGTCCACGTGGGGAACTTCGTGGAGGTGAAGAATAGCCTCCTCCACAAGGGGGTGAAGGCGGGGCACCTCGCCTACCTGGGGGACGCCGAGGTGGGGGAGGGGGCGAACATCGGGGCCGGGGTCATCACCGCGAACTACGACGGCAAGCGCAAGCACAAGACCCATATCGGCAAGAAGGCCTTCATCGGCTCCAACAGCGTCCTCGTGGCCCCGGTGCGGGTGGGGGACCGCGCTTTGGTGGGGGCGGGGAGCGTCATCACCCAGGACGTGCCCGAGGGGGCCCTGGCCGTGGCCCGGGAGCGGCAGAAGAACCTCGAGGGCTACGCCCTGAGAAAGCTCGGGGAAGGGTAG
- a CDS encoding glutaredoxin family protein: MLSAMELVFVTREGCGLCEKAERALWALGVPYVRRDVDRDPELFARYTFRVPVLLWGEEVLLEGAFGEQELMELAARLGGGTWTR; this comes from the coding sequence ATGCTTTCCGCCATGGAGCTGGTCTTCGTCACCCGGGAAGGGTGCGGGCTTTGCGAGAAGGCGGAGAGGGCCCTGTGGGCCCTGGGGGTTCCTTACGTGCGGCGGGACGTGGACCGCGATCCCGAGCTCTTCGCCCGGTACACCTTCCGCGTCCCGGTGCTCCTTTGGGGGGAGGAGGTGCTCCTCGAGGGGGCCTTTGGCGAGCAGGAGCTTATGGAGCTTGCGGCGCGCCTGGGGGGTGGAACGTGGACCCGGTGA
- a CDS encoding DUF456 domain-containing protein — translation MDAFADWLFVALWVLGVLLTLLPFVPATLVVLFGALVHELLVGFRELSLGTWLGLGALALLAMLLDNVAALVGARRYGAGRAGLWGAFLGGVLGLFFGVVGVLVLPFLLAWLFEYLSGRRPEEALRAAWGTLVGLMGGVVAKVLVHLAMGVLVLKAIF, via the coding sequence GTGGACGCCTTCGCCGACTGGCTCTTCGTGGCCCTCTGGGTCCTCGGGGTCCTCCTCACCCTCCTCCCCTTCGTCCCCGCCACCTTGGTGGTCCTCTTCGGGGCCCTGGTGCACGAGCTCCTCGTGGGCTTCCGGGAGCTTTCCCTGGGGACGTGGCTTGGGCTTGGAGCCCTGGCCCTCCTCGCCATGCTTTTGGACAACGTGGCCGCCCTGGTGGGGGCCAGGCGCTACGGGGCGGGACGGGCGGGGCTTTGGGGGGCCTTTTTGGGGGGCGTTTTGGGGCTCTTCTTCGGGGTGGTGGGGGTCTTGGTCCTCCCCTTCCTCCTCGCTTGGCTCTTTGAGTACCTCTCGGGGAGGCGGCCGGAGGAGGCGCTGCGGGCGGCTTGGGGGACCCTGGTGGGGCTCATGGGCGGGGTGGTGGCCAAGGTCCTCGTCCACCTGGCCATGGGGGTCCTGGTCCTCAAGGCCATCTTTTGA
- a CDS encoding 4Fe-4S binding protein encodes MGLLDNLLNAFLKATDPRPRYTEARCLLYKNSVGGCDRCYGVCPKGAVRLEGWRVELDEVLCTGCGLCTGVCPGVALEYPLGGIQEALIRGKGKLRCSKAEGKGEEVLCLGRLTPGLLAEAGSRFGKVVLARGECATCKVGGPQVPEHLERMAEEARRYFPVEVEVVEGELPGEKVGRRELFQALLGSAKRTAADLVPELPLPALEEKEGELPAELRLRRLAASRAPEVRWPRIRVEEGCTLCPVCTNVCPTEAVRRVREGEEYVLYLQVAACTGCGACVESCPPQVIRLEEAPKEEVGQELELFRGKPPWYDL; translated from the coding sequence ATGGGCCTTTTGGACAACCTCCTGAACGCCTTCCTTAAGGCCACGGACCCGAGGCCCCGCTACACCGAGGCCCGCTGCCTCCTCTACAAGAACAGCGTGGGGGGGTGCGACAGGTGCTATGGGGTCTGCCCCAAGGGGGCGGTGCGGCTCGAGGGGTGGCGGGTGGAGCTGGACGAGGTCTTGTGCACAGGGTGCGGCCTCTGCACCGGGGTCTGCCCCGGCGTCGCCCTGGAGTACCCCTTGGGGGGCATCCAGGAGGCCCTGATCCGGGGCAAGGGGAAGCTTAGGTGCTCCAAGGCCGAGGGGAAGGGCGAGGAGGTGTTGTGCCTGGGCCGCCTCACCCCGGGGCTATTGGCCGAGGCGGGAAGCCGCTTCGGCAAGGTGGTCCTCGCCCGGGGGGAGTGCGCCACCTGCAAGGTGGGCGGCCCCCAGGTTCCCGAACACCTGGAGCGGATGGCCGAGGAGGCGAGGCGCTACTTCCCCGTGGAGGTGGAGGTGGTGGAGGGAGAACTCCCAGGGGAAAAGGTGGGAAGGCGGGAGCTTTTCCAGGCCCTCCTGGGAAGCGCCAAGCGCACCGCCGCCGACCTCGTCCCCGAGCTTCCCCTGCCCGCTTTGGAGGAGAAAGAAGGGGAGCTTCCCGCCGAGCTCCGCCTTAGGCGCCTCGCCGCAAGCCGGGCCCCGGAGGTCCGCTGGCCCCGGATCCGGGTGGAGGAGGGGTGCACCCTCTGCCCCGTCTGCACCAACGTCTGCCCCACGGAGGCGGTGAGGCGGGTGAGGGAGGGGGAGGAGTACGTCCTCTACCTCCAGGTGGCGGCCTGCACGGGGTGCGGGGCCTGCGTGGAGAGCTGCCCGCCCCAGGTGATCCGGCTGGAGGAGGCCCCTAAGGAGGAGGTGGGGCAGGAGCTGGAGCTCTTCCGGGGCAAGCCCCCCTGGTACGACCTTTGA
- the mce gene encoding methylmalonyl-CoA epimerase produces the protein MRLHHVGIAVEDLEEAKARYQSLGFRVVAEGEVAHQGVRVALLQGEGEALLELLSPLGPETPVGRFLAKRGPGLHHLAFATPRIEEDLARLRAEGARLIDEAPRPGFGGHRVAFLHPSFGLGVLWELVEV, from the coding sequence ATGCGGCTCCACCACGTGGGCATCGCCGTGGAGGACCTGGAGGAGGCCAAGGCCCGCTACCAAAGCCTAGGCTTCCGGGTGGTGGCGGAAGGGGAGGTGGCCCACCAGGGGGTGCGGGTGGCCCTGCTTCAGGGCGAGGGGGAAGCCCTCCTTGAGCTCCTTTCCCCCTTGGGCCCCGAGACCCCCGTGGGCCGCTTCCTCGCCAAAAGGGGCCCCGGCCTCCACCACCTGGCCTTCGCCACGCCCCGGATAGAGGAGGACCTCGCCCGGCTTAGGGCGGAAGGGGCGAGGCTTATAGATGAGGCCCCCAGGCCCGGCTTCGGGGGGCACCGGGTGGCCTTCCTCCACCCAAGCTTCGGCCTCGGGGTGCTTTGGGAGCTGGTGGAAGTCTAG
- a CDS encoding DUF58 domain-containing protein: MARYRIATKPYLPYPGERLARRKGLGGEFYELRPYAPGDEVRRVHWRAYAKTGRLYTRLETAPERARFRIYLDRSPSMRLHGKLPYAEEVAALLLKIARQEDPLARLEGGSPEDLRPGRGVLVLVTDGLDPLPWPRLLPRRVVLVQVLSPLELDPPPTEALLKDVETGETLPVGREEVEAYKEALAAHLKALRLLALLRGRYALLRVGEPPLPALLRQGVLELL, translated from the coding sequence GTGGCCCGCTACCGCATCGCCACCAAGCCCTACCTCCCCTACCCCGGGGAGCGCCTGGCCCGGAGGAAGGGGCTTGGGGGGGAGTTTTACGAGCTCCGCCCCTACGCCCCGGGGGACGAGGTGCGGAGGGTCCACTGGCGGGCCTACGCCAAGACGGGAAGGCTTTACACCCGCCTGGAGACCGCCCCGGAAAGGGCCCGCTTCCGGATCTACCTGGACAGAAGCCCAAGCATGCGCCTCCACGGGAAGCTCCCCTACGCCGAGGAGGTGGCGGCCCTCCTCCTCAAGATCGCCCGCCAGGAGGACCCCCTGGCCCGCCTCGAGGGGGGAAGCCCCGAGGACCTCCGCCCCGGGAGGGGAGTCCTGGTCCTCGTCACCGACGGGCTTGACCCCCTCCCCTGGCCCAGGCTCCTCCCCAGGCGGGTGGTCCTGGTGCAGGTCCTCTCCCCCCTGGAGCTGGACCCGCCCCCCACGGAGGCCCTCCTCAAGGACGTGGAGACCGGGGAAACCCTCCCCGTGGGGCGGGAGGAGGTGGAGGCCTACAAGGAGGCCCTGGCCGCCCACCTCAAGGCCCTGCGCCTCCTCGCCCTCCTCCGGGGGCGCTACGCCCTCCTCCGGGTGGGGGAGCCTCCCCTTCCCGCCCTCCTACGCCAGGGCGTTCTGGAACTCCTCTAG
- a CDS encoding SDR family NAD(P)-dependent oxidoreductase, with protein sequence MLQGKAFLVTGAGGALSRALIPAFHRAGARLFLSDPRPERMEERAQAVGAKTFVADLTRLEEALALARFVEREAPLYGVVHTVGGFAAGRFLDADPGLYDWMLDLNLRTTYNLLKAVLPYMEKRGEGFFAAFAAGPAWTGAGPGRALYTMAKTALASLLRSLQGEVEGVRFLVVYPMGTLDTEANRKAMPEADFSRWIAPELVAEMVVEAAKAKGGRLLELPIYPPL encoded by the coding sequence ATGCTCCAAGGGAAGGCCTTTCTCGTCACCGGGGCCGGAGGGGCCCTAAGCCGGGCCCTCATCCCCGCCTTCCACCGGGCGGGGGCCAGGCTCTTCCTCTCCGACCCCAGGCCCGAGCGCATGGAGGAGCGGGCGCAGGCCGTGGGGGCCAAGACCTTCGTGGCCGACCTCACCCGGCTGGAGGAGGCCCTGGCCTTGGCCCGCTTCGTGGAGCGGGAAGCCCCCCTTTACGGGGTGGTGCACACCGTGGGGGGCTTCGCCGCCGGGCGGTTTTTGGACGCCGACCCCGGCCTTTACGACTGGATGCTGGACCTGAACCTCCGCACCACCTACAACCTCCTCAAGGCCGTCCTCCCCTACATGGAAAAGCGGGGGGAAGGCTTCTTCGCCGCCTTCGCCGCAGGGCCCGCCTGGACGGGGGCGGGGCCGGGGAGGGCCCTCTACACCATGGCCAAGACCGCCCTGGCAAGCCTCCTGAGGTCCTTGCAGGGAGAGGTGGAGGGGGTGCGCTTTTTGGTGGTCTACCCCATGGGCACCCTGGACACCGAGGCCAACCGCAAGGCCATGCCCGAGGCGGACTTCTCCCGCTGGATCGCCCCCGAGCTCGTGGCGGAGATGGTGGTGGAGGCGGCGAAGGCTAAGGGCGGGAGGCTTCTTGAGCTTCCCATCTACCCGCCCCTCTAG
- a CDS encoding FAD-binding dehydrogenase, producing the protein MDADLVVVGGGLSGLVVATEVAQRGKRVLLLEQEPYLGGQAFWSFGGLFLVDSPEQRRLGVRDSVELAFQDWMGAAGYDREEDYWGRQFAEAYLEFAAGEKRAWLASLGVRFFPVVGWAERGGGLATGHGNSVPRFHIVWGTGPGLLAPFLRKVEALKAEGTLRVLLRHRVEEVLVEGGKAVGVAGVVLEEDPKPRGAPTSRKAVGGFRFLAQAVVLATGGIGANLDLVRRHWPARMGRPPKRMLSGVPDHVDGSGLFLAERAGVRLVNLDRMWHYPEGVENHTPIWTGHGIRILPGPSPLWVDATGKRLPPPLFPGFDALETLRYLRSTGFDWSWFILDLPTLKREFALSGSEQNPDLTGKSWLGVVKNRLLGPAAPVRAFLERGKDFLVAQDLSELMRKMEALAPGVLDPGRLEREVKARDRELLNPFAKDGQVLMVHAFRRYLGDRLFRVAKPHPFLAGKGPLVAVRLWTLTRKTLGGIQTDLKGRALRPSGEPLPGLFAVGEAAGFGGGAFHGYKALEGTFLGGCLFSGLQAAKGVLEGLE; encoded by the coding sequence ATGGACGCCGACCTTGTGGTGGTGGGCGGGGGCCTTTCTGGCCTTGTGGTGGCCACGGAGGTGGCCCAAAGGGGCAAGCGGGTCCTCCTCCTGGAGCAGGAGCCTTACCTCGGCGGGCAGGCCTTCTGGTCCTTCGGGGGGCTTTTCTTGGTGGACTCCCCCGAGCAGAGGCGCCTGGGGGTCCGGGACTCGGTGGAGCTCGCCTTCCAGGACTGGATGGGGGCGGCGGGCTACGACCGAGAGGAGGACTATTGGGGAAGGCAGTTCGCGGAGGCCTATCTGGAGTTCGCTGCGGGGGAGAAGCGGGCCTGGCTTGCCTCCTTGGGGGTGCGCTTCTTCCCGGTGGTGGGTTGGGCGGAGCGGGGCGGGGGCCTGGCCACGGGCCACGGGAACTCCGTCCCCCGCTTCCACATCGTCTGGGGGACGGGGCCTGGGCTTTTAGCCCCTTTTCTCCGCAAGGTGGAAGCCCTTAAAGCGGAGGGCACCCTCCGGGTCCTCCTCCGCCACCGGGTGGAGGAGGTCCTGGTGGAGGGGGGAAAGGCGGTGGGGGTGGCCGGGGTGGTCCTGGAGGAGGACCCCAAGCCCCGGGGGGCGCCCACGAGCCGCAAGGCGGTGGGGGGCTTCCGCTTCTTGGCCCAGGCGGTGGTCCTGGCCACGGGGGGGATCGGGGCCAACCTGGACCTGGTGCGGCGCCACTGGCCCGCGCGCATGGGAAGGCCCCCAAAGAGGATGCTCTCCGGCGTTCCCGACCACGTGGACGGAAGCGGCCTCTTCCTCGCCGAGCGGGCGGGGGTCCGCCTGGTGAACCTGGACCGGATGTGGCACTACCCCGAGGGGGTGGAGAACCACACCCCCATCTGGACGGGCCACGGGATCCGCATCCTCCCCGGGCCCTCCCCCCTCTGGGTGGACGCCACGGGGAAGAGGCTTCCCCCGCCCCTCTTCCCCGGGTTTGACGCCTTGGAGACCCTGCGGTACCTGCGAAGCACCGGCTTTGACTGGAGCTGGTTCATCCTGGACCTCCCCACCCTGAAGAGAGAGTTCGCCCTCTCGGGCTCGGAGCAGAACCCGGACCTCACGGGGAAAAGCTGGCTCGGCGTGGTGAAAAACCGCCTCCTGGGCCCCGCGGCCCCCGTCCGGGCCTTCTTGGAGCGGGGGAAGGACTTCCTCGTGGCCCAGGACCTCTCCGAGCTCATGCGCAAGATGGAGGCCCTGGCCCCCGGGGTCCTGGACCCGGGGAGGCTTGAGCGGGAGGTGAAGGCCCGGGACCGGGAACTCCTCAACCCCTTCGCCAAGGACGGCCAGGTCCTCATGGTCCACGCCTTCCGCCGCTATCTTGGGGACCGGCTTTTCCGCGTGGCCAAGCCCCACCCCTTCCTCGCGGGAAAGGGGCCCTTGGTGGCGGTGAGGCTTTGGACCCTCACTCGCAAGACCCTAGGGGGAATCCAGACGGACCTTAAGGGGAGAGCCCTTAGGCCCTCGGGGGAGCCCTTGCCGGGCCTTTTCGCCGTGGGGGAGGCGGCGGGGTTTGGGGGCGGGGCCTTCCACGGGTACAAGGCCCTCGAGGGCACCTTCCTGGGGGGGTGCCTCTTCAGCGGGCTCCAGGCGGCCAAGGGGGTCCTGGAAGGGCTAGAATAG